In the Diprion similis isolate iyDipSimi1 chromosome 2, iyDipSimi1.1, whole genome shotgun sequence genome, one interval contains:
- the LOC124415979 gene encoding carbohydrate sulfotransferase 11-like isoform X2: protein MIDVFPSLQRMAKFLRWMVIYAMGLTTVTIIGRTLLTDEPLEPILLPEYIEPTQNSDTVYIDRISSTDYLDGIITAAQMAEIRTELEIRRTKVKSACEILGNETSPIHAVVSNMIVDTKHGLSWCPIYKAGSSTWMVHFAVLGRTLSDLTVELIERNVLQVNTLARQAFPNADLKSTLELKHTKKFIVVRHPFERLLSAYRDKLESMESRKYYYNKYGRHITQRYRQKTATSDTKREPTFTEFLRFIAKEKYFDEHWAPYNQFCRPCVLNYDYILKFETFERDEDFLIRELGLNQYLYTKNNVKNVNPQGATTTMISKKYFQNIPKMLLEEVYRVYEKDFKLFNYSPDGYYHMTTT, encoded by the exons ATGATAGATGTATTCCCCAGTTTGCAG AGAATGGCCAAGTTTTTACGATGGATGGTGATTTATGCAATGGGTCTGACAACCGTCACTATTATTGGGAGAACGCTGCTAACTGATGAGCCATTGGAACCAATATTATTACCAGAGTACATTGAGCCGACGCAAAATTCAGATACAGTATATATCGACAGAATTAGTTCAACAGATTATTTGGATGGGATCATAACAGCAGCACAAATGGCAGAGATAAGAACAGAGTTGGAAATTAGAAGaacaaaagtgaaaagtgCTTGTGAGATCCTTGGAAACGAGACATCTCCAATCCATGCAGTGGTTTCTAACATGATTGTTGACAC AAAGCATGGATTATCTTGGTGCCCGATTTATAAAGCTGGCAGTTCAACATGGATGGTGCATTTCGCTGTTTTGGGTAGAACTTTGTCTGATCTCACAGTAGAGCTGATTGAACGTAACGTGTTGCAAGTAAATACTCTTGCTAGACAGGCATTCCCAAATGCGGACTTAAAATCAACACTAGAG CTGAAGCACACAAAGAAATTCATTGTTGTGCGACATCCATTCGAACGACTTTTGTCAGCCTACAGAGACAAATTAGAGAGTATGGAAagcagaaaatattattacaacaaATATGGACGCCACATCACACAGAGATATCGACAGAAAACGGCAACTTCTGATACCAAGCGAGAACCaactttcacagaatttcTGAGATTTATAGCAAAGGAGAAATACTTTGATGAACATTGGGCTCCttacaatcaattctgtagacCATGCGTGCTGAACTATGattacattttgaaatttgagacATTTGAGAGAGATGAAGACTTTTTAATCCGAGAATTAGGACTGAATCAATACTTATACactaaaaataatgtaaaaaacgTTAATCCACAAGgggcaacaacaacaatgatctctaagaaatattttcaaaacatacCAAAGATGCTTTTGGAAGAAGTGTACAGAGTATATGAAAAGGACTTTAAGCTGTTCAACTATTCACCTGATGGCTATTACCATATGACAACAACGTGA
- the LOC124415980 gene encoding casein kinase II subunit alpha: protein MALPSRARVYSDINSHKPREYWDYESYVVDWGQQDDYQLVRKLGRGKYSEVFEAINVTNNEKCVVKILKPVKKKKIKREIKILENLRGGTNIITLQAVVKDPVSRTPALIFEHVNNTDFKQLYQTLTDYDIRYYLYELLKALDYCHSMGIMHRDVKPHNVMIDHENRKLRLIDWGLAEFYHPGQEYNVRVASRYFKGPELLVDYQMYDYSLDMWSLGCMLASMIFRKEPFFHGHDNYDQLVRIAKVLGTEELFEYLDKYHIELDARFNDILGRHSRKRWERFVHSENQHLVSPESLDFLDKLLRYDHYERLTAREAMDHPYFYPIVKEQGRLTMVSSSPTPMTGSLPVVE from the exons ATGGCGCTGCCAAGCAGAGCACGAGTTTATTCGGACATCAATTCACACAAGCCTCGCGAATACTGGGACTACGAGTCCTACGTTGTTGACTGGGG TCAACAAGATGATTACCAATTAGTCAGAAAACTGGGCCGGGGCAAATACAGCGAAGTATTTGAAGCCATTAATGTcacaaataatgaaaagtgCGTCGTCAAAATATTAAAG ccagtaaagaagaagaagattaaGAGAGAGATCaaaattctggaaaacttGAGGGGTGGGACCAATATTATCACACTACAGGCAGTTGTTAAAGATCCGGTTTCAAGGACACCAGCATTGATATTCGAACATGTCAATAACACTGACTTCAAACAGCTCTACCAGACCCTTACGGATTATGACATACGATACTACCTCTATGAATTGTTAAAG GCTTTGGACTATTGCCATAGTATGGGAATAATGCATAGAGATGTTAAGCCGCACAACGTGATGATTGACCACGAAAATCGAAAGCTGCGGCTAATTGACTGGGGATTAGCAGAATTTTATCATCCGGGACAGGAGTACAACGTACGTGTAGCGTCTCGCTATTTTAAAGGCCCAGAGCTGCTAGTCGACTACCAG ATGTATGATTACTCCTTGGACATGTGGTCGCTGGGATGTATGCTGGCAAGTATGATATTTAGGAAAGAGCCATTTTTCCATGGACACGATAACTATGACCAGCTAGTGAGAATTGCCAAGGTCCTAGGGACAGAGGAGCTCTTTGAGTACCTCGACAAGTATCACATTGAACTAGATGCTCGTTTCAATGACATTTTGGGTCGACACTCGCGCAAGCGTTGGGAACGCTTTGTCCATTCTGAAAACCAGCATCTTGTTTCGCCCGAGAGCCTTGACTTCCTTGATAAACTTCTACGCTATGATCATTATGAAAGACTCACTGCGCGTGAAGCAATGGACCACCCATATTTTT ATCCTATAGTAAAGGAACAAGGTCGGCTTACCATGGTGTCGTCGTCACCTACTCCCATGACGGGCTCACTGCCTGTAGTTGAGTAG
- the LOC124415979 gene encoding carbohydrate sulfotransferase 11-like isoform X3, with product MAKFLRWMVIYAMGLTTVTIIGRTLLTDEPLEPILLPEYIEPTQNSDTVYIDRISSTDYLDGIITAAQMAEIRTELEIRRTKVKSACEILGNETSPIHAVVSNMIVDTKHGLSWCPIYKAGSSTWMVHFAVLGRTLSDLTVELIERNVLQVNTLARQAFPNADLKSTLEKLKHTKKFIVVRHPFERLLSAYRDKLESMESRKYYYNKYGRHITQRYRQKTATSDTKREPTFTEFLRFIAKEKYFDEHWAPYNQFCRPCVLNYDYILKFETFERDEDFLIRELGLNQYLYTKNNVKNVNPQGATTTMISKKYFQNIPKMLLEEVYRVYEKDFKLFNYSPDGYYHMTTT from the exons ATGGCCAAGTTTTTACGATGGATGGTGATTTATGCAATGGGTCTGACAACCGTCACTATTATTGGGAGAACGCTGCTAACTGATGAGCCATTGGAACCAATATTATTACCAGAGTACATTGAGCCGACGCAAAATTCAGATACAGTATATATCGACAGAATTAGTTCAACAGATTATTTGGATGGGATCATAACAGCAGCACAAATGGCAGAGATAAGAACAGAGTTGGAAATTAGAAGaacaaaagtgaaaagtgCTTGTGAGATCCTTGGAAACGAGACATCTCCAATCCATGCAGTGGTTTCTAACATGATTGTTGACAC AAAGCATGGATTATCTTGGTGCCCGATTTATAAAGCTGGCAGTTCAACATGGATGGTGCATTTCGCTGTTTTGGGTAGAACTTTGTCTGATCTCACAGTAGAGCTGATTGAACGTAACGTGTTGCAAGTAAATACTCTTGCTAGACAGGCATTCCCAAATGCGGACTTAAAATCAACACTAGAG AAACTGAAGCACACAAAGAAATTCATTGTTGTGCGACATCCATTCGAACGACTTTTGTCAGCCTACAGAGACAAATTAGAGAGTATGGAAagcagaaaatattattacaacaaATATGGACGCCACATCACACAGAGATATCGACAGAAAACGGCAACTTCTGATACCAAGCGAGAACCaactttcacagaatttcTGAGATTTATAGCAAAGGAGAAATACTTTGATGAACATTGGGCTCCttacaatcaattctgtagacCATGCGTGCTGAACTATGattacattttgaaatttgagacATTTGAGAGAGATGAAGACTTTTTAATCCGAGAATTAGGACTGAATCAATACTTATACactaaaaataatgtaaaaaacgTTAATCCACAAGgggcaacaacaacaatgatctctaagaaatattttcaaaacatacCAAAGATGCTTTTGGAAGAAGTGTACAGAGTATATGAAAAGGACTTTAAGCTGTTCAACTATTCACCTGATGGCTATTACCATATGACAACAACGTGA
- the LOC124415842 gene encoding ubiquitin-like modifier-activating enzyme 5 translates to MDTVEKLKSRIAELEIELANEKSKNAAPVRQKIAQMSSEVVDSNPYSRLMALKRMGIVDNYEKIRELTVAVVGVGGVGSVTAEMLTRCGIGKLVLFDYDKVELANMNRLFFQPHQAGLSKVDAAAKTLQAINPDVEIETHNYNITTVDNFQHFMDTISKSSLKNGAVDLVLSCVDNFEARMAINTACNELDQKWFESGVSENAVSGHIQFIVPGESACFGCAPPLVVAANIDEKTLKRDGVCAASLPTTMGIVAGFLVQNTLKYLLNFGDTSFYLGYNAMLDFFPTMTLRPNPNCDDRYCRQRQQEYQARPKDITVLKEEVDDTPLHEDNEWGISLIDETVSDIEDTSATVNIGVRQAYTLPERPTDPEPEIVSTETSGPSLEELMAQMKSI, encoded by the exons ATGGATAccgtagaaaaattgaaatctagAATCGCGGAATTAGAGATTGAATTAGCAAACGAGAAGAGTAAAAATGCCGCACCTGTCAGGCAAAAAATTGCTCAAATGTCAAGCGAAGTTGTTGACTCAAATCCTTACAG TCGACTTATGGCGTTAAAGCGTATGGGCATTGTTGACAACTATGAAAAAATCAGAGAGCTGACTGTCGCCGTTGTGGGAGTCGGAGGCGTCGGAAGTGTAACTGCGGAAATGCTCACAAGATGCGGTATCGGCAAG TTGGTTCTTTTCGACTACGACAAAGTCGAACTGGCTAATATGAACAGGCTCTTCTTTCAACCGCATCAGGCTGGCTTGAGCAAAGTTGATGCAGCTGCAAAAACGTTACAAGCCATTAACCCAGATGTGGAAATAGAAACTCACAACTATAATATTACAACTGTTGATAACTTTCAACACTTTATGGATACCATCAG tAAATCAAGCTTGAAAAATGGAGCAGTAGATTTGGTATTGAGCTGCGTTGATAATTTTGAAGCCCGTATGGCTATAAACACAGCTTGCAATGAACTCGATCAAAAGTGGTTTGAGAGTGGAGTATCAGAAAACGCCGTTTCTGGACATATACAGTTTATTGTACCTGGAGAGTCCGCTTGTTTCGGT TGTGCGCCTCCTCTAGTTGTAGCTGCAAACATAGATGAGAAGACATTGAAACGCGACGGAGTTTGCGCAGCATCTCTGCCTACGACAATGGGAATAGTAGCTGGATTTTTAGTCCAAAACACTTTGAAATATCTTCTGAATTTTGGTGATACGTCTTTTTATTTGGGCTACAACGCAATGCTGGATTTCTTTCCAACGATGACGCTCAGACCGAATCCAAACTGTGATGACAGATACTGCCGACAAAGGCAGCAAGAATATCAGGCTAGACCGAAGGATATTACAGTCTTAAAAGAGGAAGTCGACGATACGCCTTTACACGAAGATAACGAATGGG GTATTTCTCTCATCGATGAGACAGTATCAGATATCGAAGACACATCAGCGACTGTTAATATCGGAGTCAGACAAGCCTATACATTGCCAGAACGACCTACCGATCCTGAACCTGAGATTGTATCAACTGAAACGAGTGGTCCTAGTCTCGAAGAGCTAATGGCTCAGATGAAATCAATCTAA
- the LOC124415843 gene encoding actin-related protein 6 — MSSVTYILDNGGYMAKVGLSSDTPKLVPNCIMKAKSERRRPFVGKQIDECRDASGLFYILPFQKGYLINWDIQKTVWDYILSKECCPANLSQMPTIVTEPLFNFPSIQEAMTEIFFEEYECQSLLRINATGLSCYNYRHKNPNTKCCLIVDSGYSYTHVVPYVNGVKVKEAIRRIDVGGKLLTNHLKEIISYRQLHVMDETYVVNQAKEDSCFVSQDFYKDMEEAKLNLENNTIARDYVLPDYTTLRRGFLRKPEISGEQQTLRLNNERFAIPEILFHPSDVGIQQMGIPEAIVNSVKACNEETWPHLYMNIVLTGGNAKFPGFKDRILKEVRSLCSSEFTVNITLPDDPITYAWEGGKAISKDPVFCNMVVTREEYEEEGQALCYERFDV, encoded by the exons ATGAGCAGCGTAACATACATTTTGGACAATGGAGGATACATGGCAAAAGTAGGCCTTTCTAGCGATACTCCGAA ACTGGTTCCGAATTGCATTATGAAAGCGAAGAGTGAGCGACGAAGACCCTTTGTCGGTAAACAAATCGACGAATGTCGCGACGCGTCCGGCTTATTTTACATATTACCGTTCCAAAAAGGGTATTTGATTAATTGGGACATTCAAAAAACCGTTTGGGATTATATTCTATCAAAAGAATGCTGTCCGGCCAATCTTAGCCAGATGCCTACGATAGTAACGGAACCTCTATTCAACTTTCCGTCTATCCAAGAAGCAatgacagaaatatttttcgaagaaTACGAGTGCCAAAGTCTACTTAGGATAAATGCCACTGGATTATCTTGTTACAACTATAGGCATAAGAATCCAAATACTAAATGCTGCCTTATAGTTGATAGTGGATACAGCTATACACATGTCGTGCCTTATGTTAACGGCGTAAAGGTCAAGGAAGCAATAAGGCGAATTGATGTAGGTGGAAAATTGTTGACAAATCACTTGAAGGAAATAATTTCCTATCGCCAGTTACACGTTATGGATGAAACCTACGTTGTAAACCAAGCTAAGGAAGACTCCTGCTTTGTGTCGCAAGACTTTTACAAAGATATGGAAGAAGCTAAGCTAAACTTGGAAAACAATACAATAGCTCGGGATTATGTTCTACCTGATTACACAACACTCAGGAGAGGATTTCTTagaaaaccagaaatttctgGAGAACAGCAGACCTTACGCTTGAATAACGAACGTTTTGCTATTCCTGAAATTCTCTTTCACCCATCGGATGTCGGAATACAGCAAATGGGTATTCCTGAAGCAATAGTTAACAGTGTAAAAGCTTGCAATGAAGAAACATGGCCCCATCTCTATATGAATATAGTTTTGACTGGAGGTAATGCCAAGTTTCCTGGCTTCAAAGATCGAATTTTAAAGGAGGTCAGAAGCCTTTGCTCGTCGGAGTTCACAGTAAACATTACGTTACCTGATGA CCCCATTACTTATGCTTGGGAAGGTGGAAAAGCGATTTCTAAAGACCCAGTATTTTGTAATATGGTAGTAACGCGTGAAGAATATGAAGAAGAAGGCCAAGCACTTTGTTATGAACGATTTGatgtttaa
- the LOC124415979 gene encoding carbohydrate sulfotransferase 11-like isoform X1, with protein sequence MIDVFPSLQRMAKFLRWMVIYAMGLTTVTIIGRTLLTDEPLEPILLPEYIEPTQNSDTVYIDRISSTDYLDGIITAAQMAEIRTELEIRRTKVKSACEILGNETSPIHAVVSNMIVDTKHGLSWCPIYKAGSSTWMVHFAVLGRTLSDLTVELIERNVLQVNTLARQAFPNADLKSTLEKLKHTKKFIVVRHPFERLLSAYRDKLESMESRKYYYNKYGRHITQRYRQKTATSDTKREPTFTEFLRFIAKEKYFDEHWAPYNQFCRPCVLNYDYILKFETFERDEDFLIRELGLNQYLYTKNNVKNVNPQGATTTMISKKYFQNIPKMLLEEVYRVYEKDFKLFNYSPDGYYHMTTT encoded by the exons ATGATAGATGTATTCCCCAGTTTGCAG AGAATGGCCAAGTTTTTACGATGGATGGTGATTTATGCAATGGGTCTGACAACCGTCACTATTATTGGGAGAACGCTGCTAACTGATGAGCCATTGGAACCAATATTATTACCAGAGTACATTGAGCCGACGCAAAATTCAGATACAGTATATATCGACAGAATTAGTTCAACAGATTATTTGGATGGGATCATAACAGCAGCACAAATGGCAGAGATAAGAACAGAGTTGGAAATTAGAAGaacaaaagtgaaaagtgCTTGTGAGATCCTTGGAAACGAGACATCTCCAATCCATGCAGTGGTTTCTAACATGATTGTTGACAC AAAGCATGGATTATCTTGGTGCCCGATTTATAAAGCTGGCAGTTCAACATGGATGGTGCATTTCGCTGTTTTGGGTAGAACTTTGTCTGATCTCACAGTAGAGCTGATTGAACGTAACGTGTTGCAAGTAAATACTCTTGCTAGACAGGCATTCCCAAATGCGGACTTAAAATCAACACTAGAG AAACTGAAGCACACAAAGAAATTCATTGTTGTGCGACATCCATTCGAACGACTTTTGTCAGCCTACAGAGACAAATTAGAGAGTATGGAAagcagaaaatattattacaacaaATATGGACGCCACATCACACAGAGATATCGACAGAAAACGGCAACTTCTGATACCAAGCGAGAACCaactttcacagaatttcTGAGATTTATAGCAAAGGAGAAATACTTTGATGAACATTGGGCTCCttacaatcaattctgtagacCATGCGTGCTGAACTATGattacattttgaaatttgagacATTTGAGAGAGATGAAGACTTTTTAATCCGAGAATTAGGACTGAATCAATACTTATACactaaaaataatgtaaaaaacgTTAATCCACAAGgggcaacaacaacaatgatctctaagaaatattttcaaaacatacCAAAGATGCTTTTGGAAGAAGTGTACAGAGTATATGAAAAGGACTTTAAGCTGTTCAACTATTCACCTGATGGCTATTACCATATGACAACAACGTGA